The following proteins are encoded in a genomic region of Glycine soja cultivar W05 chromosome 17, ASM419377v2, whole genome shotgun sequence:
- the LOC114393370 gene encoding pectinesterase/pectinesterase inhibitor PPE8B-like produces MAIPSLINQPQRTPSLTFSFLLFLAICTPLDAAHTDFAGSACLKVSPSHFAGSVTEVITAIRQLASILSRFGSPLANFRLSTAIADCLDLLDLSSDVLSWALSASQNPKGKHNSTGNLSSDLRTWLSAALAHPETCMEGFEGTNSIVKGLVSAGIGQVVSLVEQLLAQVLPAQDQFDAASSKGQFPSWIKPKERKLLQAIAVTPDVTVALDGSGNYAKIMDAVLAAPDYSMKRFVILVKKGVYVENVEIKKKKWNIMILGQGMDATVISGNRSVVDGWTTFRSATFAVSGRGFIARDISFQNTAGPEKHQAVALRSDSDLSVFFRCGIFGYQDSLYTHTMRQFFRDCTISGTVDYIFGDATAVFQNCFLRVKKGLPNQKNTITAHGRKDPNEPTGFSFQFCNITADSDLIPSVGTAQTYLGRPWKSYSRTVFMQSYMSEVIGAEGWLEWNGNFALDTLYYAEYMNTGAGAGVANRVKWPGYHALNDSSQASNFTVSQFIEGNLWLPSTGVTFTAGLTV; encoded by the exons ATGGCTATTCCTTCACTAATAAACCAGCCACAAAGAACACCCTCTCTCACATTCTCCTTCCTCCTCTTTCTCGCTATCTGCACCCCATTGGATGCTGCTCACACCGACTTCGCAGGTTCAGCCTGCCTCAAAGTTTCCCCTAGCCACTTCGCCGGCTCAGTCACCGAAGTCATCACTGCCATACGTCAACTCGCTTCGATCCTCTCACGCTTCGGCTCTCCCTTGGCCAACTTCCGCCTCAGCACCGCCATCGCCGACTGCCTGGACTTGCTCGACCTCTCCTCCGACGTCCTCTCCTGGGCCCTCTCGGCCTCTCAGAACCCCAAAG GGAAGCATAACAGTACGGGGAACCTGAGTTCGGATTTGAGGACATGGCTAAGTGCGGCGCTTGCGCATCCAGAGACGTGCATGGAGGGATTCGAAGGGACAAACAGCATTGTGAAGGGTTTGGTCTCGGCAGGCATCGGGCAAGTTGTGTCGTTGGTGGAGCAGCTTCTTGCGCAAGTTCTTCCCGCACAGGATCAATTTGACGCCGCCAGCAGCAAGGGGCAATTTCCTTCTTGGATTAAGCCCAAGGAAAGGAAGCTGCTGCAAGCAATTGCAGTCACTCCTGATGTCACTGTAGCTTTAGATGGGAGTGGGAACTACGCTAAGATCATGGATGCGGTGCTTGCGGCTCCTGATTATAGCATGAAGCGTTTTGTGATTTTGGTAAAGAAGGGTGTTTATGTTGAGAACGTGGAGATCAAGAAGAAGAAGTGGAATATTATGATTCTTGGACAGGGGATGGATGCCACCGTCATCTCCGGTAACCGGAGTGTCGTCGACGGCTGGACCACCTTCCGCTCAGCTACATTCG CTGTGAGTGGCAGAGGGTTCATAGCAAGAGACATATCCTTTCAGAACACAGCAGGGCCCGAGAAGCACCAAGCAGTGGCACTAAGATCAGACTCTGACCTTTCCGTGTTCTTCCGATGTGGGATTTTCGGTTACCAAGACAGTCTCTACACCCACACAATGCGCCAATTCTTCAGAGACTGCACAATCAGCGGCACAGTTGATTACATCTTCGGTGACGCCACTGCAGTGTTCCAAAACTGCTTCCTAAGAGTAAAAAAAGGCTTACCAAACCAAAAGAACACAATCACAGCACACGGTAGAAAAGACCCAAATGAACCAACCGGTTTCTCATTCCAGTTCTGCAACATAACTGCAGATTCTGATCTTATACCTTCTGTTGGAACCGCACAAACGTACCTGGGGAGACCCTGGAAGAGTTACTCACGAACCGTTTTCATGCAATCGTACATGAGTGAGGTGATAGGGGCAGAAGGGTGGTTGGAGTGGAATGGAAACTTTGCATTGGACACATTGTACTATGCTGAGTACATGAACACTGGAGCAGGTGCTGGAGTTGCTAACCGTGTGAAGTGGCCAGGGTACCATGCATTGAATGATTCGAGCCAGGCTAGTAACTTCACCGTGTCTCAATTTATTGAGGGGAATCTATGGTTGCCTTCAACTGGAGTAACCTTCACTGCGGGACTCACAGTTTAA
- the LOC114392873 gene encoding putative pectinesterase/pectinesterase inhibitor 45 produces MAFQDFDLISERRRNEKRQKARKRIMIGVVSSVVLVAMIGAVLFVVVRNDNEAGNKKSNENKSHGHSQQSTTPGKDHVVAHSKMVKLVCSSADYKEKCEDPLNKAMEDDPKLTQPKDLLKAYVKFAEDEVSKAFNKTISMKFENEQEKGAFEDCKKLFEDAKDDIATSISELEKIEMKNLSQRTPDFNSWLSAVISFQQNCVDGFPEGNTKTELQTLFNDSKEFVSNSLAILSQVASALSTIQTLARGSRSLLSENSNSPVASLDKADGLPSWMNHEDRRVLKAMDNKPAPNVTVAKDGSGDFKTISECLNAVPQNFEGRYVIFVKEGVYDETVTITKKMQNITMYGDGSQKSIITGNKNFRDGVRTFLTASFVVEGDGFIGLAMGFRNTAGPDGHQAVAARVQADRAVFANCRFEGYQDTLYTQAHRQFYRSCIVTGTIDFIFGDAAVVFQNCIMVVRKPLENQQNMVTAQGRVDKQQVTGIVLQKCTIKADDSLVPEKDKIRSYLGRPWKEFSRTIVMESEIGDFIHPDGWTAWEGDFALKTLYYAEYGNTGPGASTNARIKWPGYQVINKDEASQFTVGSFLRGTWLQNTGVPATQGLYN; encoded by the exons ATGGCGTTTCAGGACTTTGATCTCATCTCAGAGAGGAGAAGGAACGAGAAGAGGCAAAAGGCGAGGAAGAGGATCATGATTGGCGTGGTCTCTTCCGTTGTCCTCGTTGCCATGATAGGTGCAGTACTCTTCGTTGTGGTTAGAAACGACAACGAAGCAGGCAACAAAAAAAGCAATGAAAACAAGTCACATGGCCATTCACAACAATCTACCACCCCCGGCAAGGATCACGTTGTGGCGCATTCGAAGATGGTGAAATTGGTGTGCAGCTCCGCGGACTACAAGGAAAAATGTGAAGACCCTCTTAACAAGGCAATGGAGGATGACCCCAAACTCACGCAACCAAAAGACCTTCTCAAGGCATATGTCAAATTTGCTGAGGATGAGGTTAGCAAGGCCTTCAACAAAACCATCTCCATGAAGTTTGAAAATGAGCAAGAGAAAGGTGCATTTGAAGATTGCAAGAAGCTCTTTGAGGATGCCAAGGACGACATTGCAACCTCCATATCCGAACTTGAAAAAATTGAGATGAAGAACCTTTCTCAAAGGACTCCTGATTTCAACAGCTGGCTCAGTGCTGTCATCTCCTTCCAACAGAATTGTGTTGATGGCTTTCCCGAGGGAAACACAAAGACTGAACTTCAGACTCTCTTCAACGATTCCAAGGAATTCGTTAGCAACTCCCTTGCCATTCTGTCTCAGGTTGCATCGGCTCTTTCAACAATCCAAACACTAGCACGCGGCAGCCGTTCGTTGCTGTCTGAGAACAGCAACTCCCCAGTTGCTTCTCTAGACAAAGCTGATGGCCTTCCTTCTTGGATGAACCATGAGGACCGAAGGGTATTGAAGGCTATGGATAACAAACCTGCACCTAATGTCACCGTGGCTAAAGATGGCAGCGGAGACTTCAAAACCATCTCTGAATGTTTAAATGCTGTCCCTCAAAATTTTGAAGGACG TTATGTGATTTTTGTTAAAGAAGGAGTATACGATGAGACTGTGACCATAACAAAGAAAATGCAAAATATAACCATGTATGGTGATGGATCCCAAAAGAGCATCATCACTGGCAACAAAAACTTTAGGGACGGTGTCAGGACTTTCCTAACTGCAAGTTTTG TGGTAGAGGGAGATGGATTCATAGGCCTAGCAATGGGATTCAGAAACACTGCAGGCCCTGATGGCCACCAAGCAGTGGCTGCAAGAGTGCAGGCGGATCGTGCAGTGTTTGCCAACTGTCGGTTCGAGGGCTACCAAGACACTCTATACACCCAAGCCCACAGACAATTCTACAGGAGCTGCATCGTTACAGGAACAATCGATTTCATCTTTGGCGACGCAGCTGTCGTGTTCCAGAACTGCATCATGGTAGTTAGGAAGCCATTGGAAAACCAGCAGAACATGGTGACTGCTCAAGGGAGAGTCGACAAGCAACAAGTCACTGGAATTGTGCTGCAGAAATGCACAATCAAGGCTGATGATTCACTGGTTCCAGAGAAGGACAAGATCAGGAGCTACCTTGGGAGGCCGTGGAAGGAGTTCTCGAGAACAATTGTGATGGAATCGGAAATAGGTGACTTCATTCACCCCGATGGATGGACAGCTTGGGAGGGAGACTTTGCTCTCAAGACATTGTACTATGCTGAGTATGGCAACACAGGACCTGGTGCCAGCACCAATGCTAGGATCAAGTGGCCTGGTTACCAAGTCATTAACAAGGATGAGGCTAGCCAGTTCACTGTGGGATCTTTCTTGAGAGGCACATGGCTCCAGAACACGGGCGTGCCTGCCACGCAAGGCTTGTACAATTAA
- the LOC114393147 gene encoding putative invertase inhibitor, giving the protein MASRKALDQCLVLPILLMNCFVLLGQCARPLNTEGGEDLVTATCKHTLHFELCISTLRSVPASKTSDLKVLAEIALNLSTTYAADTLSYVHELQSNSSAANYGSNNIIYASRCLSDCAEEYSEAIENLKDSKEALADGDCDQVDTLVSAAMSDAETCEDGFKDMQSGDSDSTSPLTERNRYFSELCSNALAITKLLV; this is encoded by the coding sequence ATGGCATCAAGGAAAGCTCTTGACCAATGCTTGGTTCTGCCAATCTTGCTAAtgaattgttttgttttgctgGGTCAATGTGCTAGGCCACTGAACACAGAAGGAGGAGAGGATTTGGTCACAGCAACCTGCAAGCACACCCTCCATTTCGAACTATGCATTTCTACCTTGAGATCAGTCCCTGCTAGCAAGACATCAGATCTAAAAGTGCTTGCTGAGATTGCATTGAATCTGAGCACAACATATGCTGCAGACACTTTGTCCTATGTTCATGAGCTGCAGTCCAATTCTTCTGCTGCCAATTATGGCTCCAACAACATCATTTACGCGTCACGTTGCTTAAGTGACTGTGCAGAGGAATACTCAGAAGCCATAGAGAACTTGAAGGACTCCAAAGAAGCACTTGCTGATGGAGATTGTGACCAAGTGGACACGTTGGTTTCTGCTGCTATGTCTGATGCTGAGACATGTGAGGATGGCTTCAAGGACATGCAAAGTGGGGATAGTGATTCTACCTCTCCTCTTACTGAGAGGAATCGTTACTTCTCTGAACTCTGTAGTAATGCTCTTGCCATTACAAAACTACTAGTTTAA